The following DNA comes from Chryseobacterium gallinarum.
TTACTCACCTTTTTGCCTGTACCGGGACAGGAGGTACCCTATCAGGCTCCGCCAAGTTTTTGAAAGAAAAAAATCCGGATATCAAAATCATCGGAGTAGATGCAGACGGATCCATATTGAAAAGCTTTCACGAAACAGGAGAAATCCACAAGGAAGATGTACATCCTTATCAGATTGAAGGAATGGGGAAAAATTTAATTCCTTCCGCTCTTCTTTTTGATAAAGTAGACGAATTTGTAAGGGTAAATGATGAAATGTCCGCTTACAGAACCCGCGAAATCGCTTTGAAAGAAGCCATTATGGGAGGCTACACAACCGGAGCCGTTACCCAGGGATTAATACAATATGCACAATCTCATGAACTTACTCAAGATGATGTGATCGTTTTAATATACCCTGACCATGGCTCAAGATACATTACCAAAGTGTATAGCGATAAATGGATGGCTGAACAAGGATTTGTCAATAACTGCGTTCACAATTATGACGAAGTTTTCAAAACAGAGTTTATCAAATAAGAACAAATAAAATCACGATATAAATAAAGCCTTTTGCGTGTTCTACAAAAAAGGCTTTTTTACTTAAAAATTACGATACAATGTTGGATATTTTTGAAAGAATAAAAGAAAATCCAGGACCACTTGGACAATTTGCAGATTATGGAGAAGGATATTTTATTTTCCCAAGACTAGAGGGCCCTATCGGTCCCAGAATGCAGTTTCAAGGTAGAGAAGTAATTTTCTGGAGTGCCAATGATTATTTGGGACTTTGTAACCACCCTGAAGTAAAAGAAGCCGATGCGCAAGCTGCCGCAGAATACGGAATGTTTTATCCTATGGGTGCCAGAGCAATGTCAGGTGAAACAGACCAGCACCTTCAGCTGGAAAGAGAGTTGGCAGACTTTGTACAAAAAGAATCGGCCTACTTATTAAATTTTGGTTACCAGGGAATGGTATCTACTATCGATGCCCTGGTCAACAGAAATGATGTAATCGTTTATGATATGGACTCTCATGCCTGTATCGTGGATGGAGTAAGGCTTCATTCCGGAAAAAGATTTACCTACAAGCATAATGATATGGCAAGTCTTGAAAAAAACCTGCAAAGGGCCACTAAAGTAGCGGAAGAGACCGGAGGAGGTATCCTGGTTATTACAGAAGGGGTTTTCGGAATGAGAGGACAGCAGGGAAAACTGAAAGAAATCTGCGACCTGAAATCAAAATATAGCTTTAGGCTTTTGGTAGATGATGCTCACGGATTCGGAACACTTGGAAAAACAGGTGCCGGAGCCGGTGAAGAACAAGGCTGCCAGGATCAGATTGACGTATATTTCTCTACTTTTGCCAAATCAATGGCTGGTTTCGGGGCATTTCTTGCCGGAGATAAAGAGGTTATCAGATATCTGAAATTCAATCTTAGATCACAAATTTTTGCAAAATCTCTTACCATGCCAATGGTAATCGGAGGATTAAAGAGACTGGAGCTATTAAGAACGAGACCTGAAATCAAGGCAAAGCTTTGGGAAAATGTTTATAAATTACAGAACGGATTAAGAGAAAGAGGATTCAACATTGGAGATACCAATACCTGTGTAACGCCGGTAATGATGCAGGGAACTCCTGTAGAAGCTACTCTTCTGGTAAAAGATCTCAGAGAAATTTACGGGATTTTCACCTCTGTTGTAGTATATCCGGTCATTCCAAAAGGAATGATTCTGTTAAGATTAATTCCTACCGCTTCTCACACCGATTCTGAGATTAATGAAACTCTTGCGGCATTTGAAGCTATTCATGATAAATTAGTAAGTGGTTACTATAAAGAACAGGAACAAAAATTACTGCAGGAACAAGGATTAAGTTTTAAACCGATTTAATCATAACAATAAAAAAACCACTGAAAATTCATCAGTGGTTTTTTATTTTAAAAGCTATAAACTATAAAAACGAATGAAACTCAGAGGATATATATTGGGGATCTTGTCAGCCGTTTCATACGGATTAATACCAATCTTCATCCTGCCGATCAAGCAGGCTCATTTTTCAATGGACATTACCCTGTTTTACAGGTTTTTCTTTTCTGCCCTGATGATAGGCGGATATCTGATTTATTCCCGGCAAAATTTCAGAATTAATAAAAGAGAAGCTTTAATATTGGCTATTCTGGGAATATGCTATGCCCTTTCCTCAGAATTTTTGTTTCTAGGCTATGACTTTCTTACCCCGGGAATTGCCTCCACCGTTCTGTTCATTTATCCTGTTATTGTAGCTTTGATTATGTTTTTCTTTTATAAAGAGAAGCTTAACAGATTATCGATAATTTCTCTCCTTTTCGCTTTTGCAGGAGTAATTGTTTTATGCCTGAAAGGAACCGGTTTTGAAATCAATTTTGCAGGCCTTGGAATTGTTATGCTCAGTTCATTATTTTATGCACTTTATATGGTGATTGTCAACAAATCAAATCTGAAAGTTTCGGGGTTTAAGCTCACCTTCTACTCTATGCTCTTTAATTCTTTATTTTTTATGACCAAATCTGTTATAGGGCATGAATCATTTGCTATTCCCTCTACGGCTATCTTTTTAAACTTTCTTATTTTTGCTTTCCTTACCACGGTTATTTCCAGTTTATGCCTGGTATATGCCATTAAACATATAGGCTCTACACCGGTTGCCATTCTGGGAGCACTGGAACCGGTAGTTGCTGTAATGGTAAGCGTATTTATATTTAATGAAAAGTTTACCACCAATTTGCTTATTGG
Coding sequences within:
- a CDS encoding PLP-dependent cysteine synthase family protein, yielding MSNVYDNILGLIGHTPMVKLNTVTKDIPATVYAKLESYNPGHSTKDRIALHIIENAERKGLLKEDSVVVETTSGNTGFSIAMVCIIKGYKCILAVSDKTKPEKIAYLKALGATVYICPANVAADDPRSYYEVAKRIALETPNSIYINQYFNELNIDAHYQTTGPEIWEQTEGKITHLFACTGTGGTLSGSAKFLKEKNPDIKIIGVDADGSILKSFHETGEIHKEDVHPYQIEGMGKNLIPSALLFDKVDEFVRVNDEMSAYRTREIALKEAIMGGYTTGAVTQGLIQYAQSHELTQDDVIVLIYPDHGSRYITKVYSDKWMAEQGFVNNCVHNYDEVFKTEFIK
- a CDS encoding aminotransferase class I/II-fold pyridoxal phosphate-dependent enzyme, which translates into the protein MDIFERIKENPGPLGQFADYGEGYFIFPRLEGPIGPRMQFQGREVIFWSANDYLGLCNHPEVKEADAQAAAEYGMFYPMGARAMSGETDQHLQLERELADFVQKESAYLLNFGYQGMVSTIDALVNRNDVIVYDMDSHACIVDGVRLHSGKRFTYKHNDMASLEKNLQRATKVAEETGGGILVITEGVFGMRGQQGKLKEICDLKSKYSFRLLVDDAHGFGTLGKTGAGAGEEQGCQDQIDVYFSTFAKSMAGFGAFLAGDKEVIRYLKFNLRSQIFAKSLTMPMVIGGLKRLELLRTRPEIKAKLWENVYKLQNGLRERGFNIGDTNTCVTPVMMQGTPVEATLLVKDLREIYGIFTSVVVYPVIPKGMILLRLIPTASHTDSEINETLAAFEAIHDKLVSGYYKEQEQKLLQEQGLSFKPI
- a CDS encoding DMT family transporter, whose translation is MKLRGYILGILSAVSYGLIPIFILPIKQAHFSMDITLFYRFFFSALMIGGYLIYSRQNFRINKREALILAILGICYALSSEFLFLGYDFLTPGIASTVLFIYPVIVALIMFFFYKEKLNRLSIISLLFAFAGVIVLCLKGTGFEINFAGLGIVMLSSLFYALYMVIVNKSNLKVSGFKLTFYSMLFNSLFFMTKSVIGHESFAIPSTAIFLNFLIFAFLTTVISSLCLVYAIKHIGSTPVAILGALEPVVAVMVSVFIFNEKFTTNLLIGITLILLGVILNVISDRKNTAHV